A genome region from Magnolia sinica isolate HGM2019 chromosome 8, MsV1, whole genome shotgun sequence includes the following:
- the LOC131253611 gene encoding mitochondrial uncoupling protein 1-like: MSDLKPKTEILFAGTFASSAFTACVAEICTIPLDTAKVRLQLQKKATSGDGLTPPKCRGMLGTVATIAREEGLSALWKGIVPGLHRQCLFGGLRIGLYEPVKSFYVGSDFVGDVPLTKKILAALTTGALAITIANPTDLVKVRLQYSEGKLQDGVPRRYSEALNAYSTIIKQEGFKALWTGLGPNIARNAIINAAELASYDQVKQTILKIPGFSDNVFTHLLASLGACFVAVCIGSPVDVMKSRKMGDSTYKNTLDCFIKTLKNDGPFAFYKGFIPNFGRLGSWDLIMFLTLEQAKKFFTREVPS; the protein is encoded by the coding sequence ATGTCTGATCTCAAGCCCAAGACCGAGATCTTGTTCGCGGGAACGTTCGCCAGCAGTGCTTTCACCGCCTGTGTTGCAGAGATTTGCACGATTCCCCTGGACACTGCTAAAGTTAGGTTGCAGCTCCAAAAAAAAGCAACCTCAGGGGATGGATTGACCCCACCCAAATGTAGGGGAATGTTGGGCACTGTTGCTACGATTGCGAGGGAAGAGGGTTTATCAGCGCTTTGGAAGGGCATAGTCCCTGGATTACATCGCCAGTGCCTCTTCGGAGGGCTACGAATTGGGTTGTATGAACCAGTTAAATCATTTTATGTTGGTAGTGATTTTGTTGGTGATGTTCCTTTGACCAAGAAAATACTTGCTGCCCTCACTACTGGTGCTTTAGCAATTACGATCGCTAATCCTACCGATCTGGTGAAAGTCCGTCTTCAATATTCCGAGGGAAAGCTGCAGGATGGGGTACCTAGGCGTTATTCTGAAGCACTGAATGCTTATTCAACAATCATCAAACAGGAAGGATTTAAGGCTCTGTGGACTGGGCTTGGTCCTAATATTGCACGTAATGCCATCATAAATGCTGCTGAACTAGCGAGTTATGATCAAGTGAAGCAGACAATCTTGAAAATTCCTGGGTTCTCGGACAATGTTTTTACCCACCTGTTGGCCAGTTTGGGGGCATGTTTTGTCGCAGTATGCATTGGTTCACCTGTTGATGTGATGAAGTCGAGAAAGATGGGAGATTCGACCTACAAAAACACCCTTGATTGTTTCATCAAGACTCTGAAAAATGATGGACCATTTGCCTTTTATAAAGGTTTCATCCCAAATTTCGGTCGGCTAGGATCGTGGGATCTGATCATGTTTCTGACTTTGGAGCAGGCCAAGAAATTCTTCACGAGGGAAGTGCCAAGTTAA